In Streptomyces sp. NBC_01294, the sequence GGCGTCCAGGTCGACGGCGATGGCCCGTCCGGTGGCGCTGATGCCGATGAGCGCGGTCCCGGCGGGGAGCGCCTCTATCTGCTCGCGCAGGTCGGGGGCGGCGAAGCTCAGCATCTTCGGGAGCGCGGTCTTCTTCATGGGGCGGTGTTCCTCTTCTTTGCTGGTCCTGGTGAACCTGGTGTTCTCCGGGACGAGGGGGATCGTGTCGGCTGAACCGGACAGGGCCGGTTTGCCGGTGTCGGCGGACTGGCGGGTCAGTCGAGGTCGGTGGTGCCGGTGGCGGCGCGGGGCCGGTTGCGGGCCCACGTCTTGAGGTCCCGGACGCGGTAGAGGAGTTCGGCGCCTCGCTTGTCGACCGGGCCGGGGAAGGCGGTCGTTGGCGCGGGCGTGGCGCAGGGCGGCGATGGTGATGTCCGGCAGGTGGTGTTCGTGGGCTTCGCGCAGCCCCACCGCCTGGTCGTCGTTGTCGGCCGGGGCCGGCTTCGCGAGCGGCGCCGTGGTGCTGGCCGTGCTTTCGTCCGGGACTGCGGCAGGGGTGAGGCTCCAGGCGTCGGCGAGTAGGTCACGGCTCGCGGGCGGCTCGGTGGCGGCCGGGAGTTCGAGGGTGCTGGTGGACCAGACTTCGGCGAGGGAGTCGGCGGGCGACTTCTGCAGCTGCACCGGGTCAGGCGGGGTGGCGCCAAGTGCCGCGGCCTCCTTGCCGGTGGTGGCCCACTGGCGGGCTTCGGCCTCGGTGAAGAAGAGGACCTGCGTCTCCCGCGCGGATCCGCCGCTGACGACCTGGGCGCGCCCGGGGTGCTTGGTGGACTTCGGCGCCGGGTGGACCTCGGGGGCGAGCATGCGCCAGGCGTTGACGCTGTAGCGGGCGAGGACGCGGGTGGAGAACTGCTCGCGGACTTCCGGGCCTCCGAGGGCGCGGGCGGTGGCGGACTGGGCGACCAGGAGCACGTGCATGCGCAGCTGGCGGCCCATGTAGAGGATCTCGTTGAGCGCGTCGATGGCCGGGGAGACCTTCGGGTCGCCGGGCTCGCGGGTCTTCTCCCAGTAGCGGGCCAGCTGCTTCATCGTGGCGTTGATCTCTTCGAGGAGGATCAGCAGCCTGGGGCCGATGGCTTTCGGGTCGGCGTCGATGCCGAGTTCGTCGGCGACCCGGGTGCGGCGCCGGCCTTCCATGCCGAGCGCGATGAGCTGGTCGTGGATGTCGGCGACGTCGGCGCAGTAGGTGACGCCGTCGATGCCGCGCGCCCACGGGTGGGAGATCCGCTTGGTGTCCAGGACGAACACGCGCGAGCCGTGGTGGAGCATCTGGCAGGCGATGCAGCGCAGGGTCACCGATTTGCCGCCGCCCGTGGAGGCGTTGACCAGGATGTGCGGGGACTCGGCGTCCAGGTCGACGGAGACGATCC encodes:
- a CDS encoding helicase HerA domain-containing protein — encoded protein: MVLTHERRELMREWVGPLHDALHQPLGLAEQTDPRRYLHIPKNFSDDDAEIRIDLPTRLGFSRDVVADLITQKLALEGVTFSWHPEGRKPYVLVKKTRKPPAKALFKDPKTRELVAAAKESAPISGFGASGRIVSVDLDAESPHILVNASTGGGKSVTLRCIACQMLHHGSRVFVLDTKRISHPWARGIDGVTYCADVADIHDQLIALGMEGRRRTRVADELGIDADPKAIGPRLLILLEEINATMKQLARYWEKTREPGDPKVSPAIDALNEILYMGRQLRMHVLLVAQSATARALGGPEVREQFSTRVLARYSVNAWRMLAPEVHPAPKSTKHPGRAQVVSGGSARETQVLFFTEAEARQWATTGKEAAALGATPPDPVQLQKSPADSLAEVWSTSTLELPAATEPPASRDLLADAWSLTPAAVPDESTASTTAPLAKPAPADNDDQAVGLREAHEHHLPDITIAALRHARANDRLPRPGRQARRRTPLPRPGPQDVGPQPAPRRHRHHRPRLTRQSADTGKPALSGSADTIPLVPENTRFTRTSKEEEHRPMKKTALPKMLSFAAPDLREQIEALPAGTALIGISATGRAIAVDLDAECPHVLVCTGSGGGSTTVLRSLTAQFLHQGAHALVLDPKRIYHLWAKALPTVTHRGNVAGIHDALVALASELGRRLDLDGALDNVPRLIVAIDEANTTLRQLAHYWETFRQKDDPKTSPAITALEEALCSGRAARVHVIFDGRPSAGVLGARAHELFATVILSRFTADTWRRLAPMAGPAPKQSTHPGRVHVVQHNGTHETQAILMTDADVVNWLTDPTGDES